The Dokdonia donghaensis DSW-1 DNA window CCACTATTCCAAATGCGCAGGTTGGTGAGGTTTATGTTTTTTTAGTAACTAATTATGCTGCAAGTATTGGAGGTACACCGAATGGAGGTCAAGGTGAAATTTATATAAATCAAACAAATGCTACTGCCGGTAATGCAGGAACTACAGATTGCTCAATAGTTAATGCTTCTTTAGGAGCAGATCAAGAGGTTTGTGATGGAGAAACAGTAACGCTAGATGCTACATCACCAGATGCTGCTGGATATGCTTGGGCAGTAGATACAGGTGCAGGATTTATGCCTGTATTAGACGGTACGGGTTCACAAGTAACAACAGCTACACTTGATGTAACGACTTCTGGCAACTACCAAGTGACTATAACAGATTTTGATGGAGAGACTGGGACAGATGAGGTTTTAGTTACATTCTTTACGGTACCTACAGCAACGCAACCAGCAGATCTTTTTGAATGTGATACAGATGCAGACGGATCGGCTACTTTTAATCTAGACACTCAAATAGGTGATATCCTTAACGGGCAAGACCCTAATGAGTTTGATGTGACTTTTCACTTAAGTCTTGCAGATGCTTCTGGTCCGGCAGGAATAGGAGCCCTTACAGGTACCGCGGCTTACACTTCTACCACAGATGAGATATTTGTGCGTGTAGAAAATGCAAACTTGGCTGAGTGTGTAGCGACTACAAGCTTTATGATTAACGTTGTAGACTTACCTGTAGCAACAATGCCAGGTCTTTATGAGATTTGTGATGATGCGGCAGATGGTGATGATACAAATGGTATTGCCACCTTTGACCTATCTACACTTAATGATGATGTTTTAAATGGACTTGACTCTATGCAATTTGTGGTGAGTTACCACGCAACAGGTCCTGATGCGACTGCAAATGCAAATCCATTACCGCTTGCTTATGAAAACGTAGGTTCACCAAACAATGATCAAATCTTTGCACGTGTCGAGAATACTGCTTTTACGGGTTGTTTTTCTATCACCCCAGTAAATTTAAGAGTAAATGCTTTGCCAGCATTAACTTCACCTGTGACGCTACGCCAGTGTGATGATGATATGAATGGAGTAAGCATTATAAATTTAACCCAAGCAGAAGGCGAGTTAAGTACAAATGCCGCAAATGAAACCTTTGCTTATTTTGATTCTTCTGGAGCTTCTATTCCAGACCCTACTGCTTATATGAATAGTAGTAACCCATTTCTTGAAACAATTGGAGTTACGGTAACAAACTTAAATGGGTGTTCTCGCGATGGGACCATAAATCTTATAATTAGTGCTTCTCAAATACCTGGAGGTACATTATTTGCAGATGAGATGGAGTGTGATACAGATAGTGATGGGGTTGCTTTATTTGATTTTTCTGCAGCAACAGCAGCTATAGAAGCATCGTTTGCTCCGCAAGTTGTTATTGTATCTTACTATGAAACACAACAAGAAGCTTTATCTGAAGTAAATCCTATTGCAGATCCTTCTGCTTATAATAACAACCTTACGTACACAAGTGCTGGAGGTGTTCAAGATATCTGGGTACGAGTTGAAGCAGACACAGATAATGGTTGTGTAGGTCTTGGAGAGCACGTACGTCTTACCGTTGTTCCTAACCCCACTTTTCTACCCAACATCTCTGCGCTAGAAGAATGTTCACCTATCGCAAACGCTGCCCAATTTGATCTAACCGAGAACGATGCCGAGATTACGGGCGGTGATCCTAATATTCTAGTTACTTATTATGAGAATGTAGGGAATTACACGGCGATGAATGCTATTGCTAACCCTACTGCTTTTTCAAACAGTAGCAACCCTCAAACCATTTACTATAGTCTTGAGGATGCTACTACGGGTTGTACTACGTTTGATTTTGTAAACCTTGCGATGAACTTTGAGCTCATCGTAAACCAGAATCCTGTACTCACCACGCCTACCGAACTTCAAGTTTGTGATGATGATGGTGTGATAGATGGACTTACCACAGTAGATCTCTCTTCAAAAGATATTGAGATCACGGGTGGTTTTGATGCAAACCTTACCATCACCTACCACCTTGACCTCGCTGGTGCCGATGCTGGTGATGCAAGTATTCCAGACAAAACAATGTTTACAATGACCACCAATCCTCAGATTGTAGTGGCTCGTGTGACCGATAATACCACGGCTTGTTATGCAACGGTAAATCTTAGTGTGCGTAGTTTCCCAGTGCCAGTACCCGTAACTCCTGCAGATTATGAGGAGTGTGATGATGATAACGACGGAGTTTTTGACTTCTTCGTGCTCTCCTCTAGAGACGCCGAAATCACCGGTGGTGACCCAACCCTTACCGTCTCCTATTACCTCACTCAGGCAGATGCAGATAATGCACCGGTGGGTCAGGAGCTAGATAATATGATGTATATCAACAATGAGCCTTTTGAGCAAATTGTATATGCTCGCGTTTTTAACGATGCCGGTTGTTACAGCACTACACCGCTTACCCTGCGTGTGCTCAACACCCCGATGCCTAACCAAGATGCGCTTCCATACGCGCTGTGTGATGACGATACCGATGGGCTTCAAATATTTGATTTGAGTACGCAAGAAGCTAATATCTTAGGTGGTTTAGACCCTGCAACGCATACGGTGGAGTGGTTTTCTTCTCTCGCTTCCGCGGAAGCTGGAGCTCCTGCCATTGCAACTCCTAACGCTTATACGAGCAATACCGCTACCGTATATGCCCTAGTAACTGACACTGCACAGATGACCACTACAATGACCTTCTGTAGTAATATTGCCCCTTTAGAACTTATTGTAAACCCATTACCAACCCCTACCCAACCTGCCGAATATGAGCTCTGTGATGATATAGAAAGTGGTAGTGATACCGATGAGTTTGCAAGCTTTGATTTACGTAGCCGTGATGATGAGATTACCGGTGGTAATGACGATTGGAGTGTGAGCTATCACCTCACCCAAGCAGATGCAGATGCCGGTACGCCCGTACTTACAGATATGTATCAGAATGTAGTAATGGCAAACCAAACCATCTTTGTACGTGTAGAAGATATTGTAACGGCTTGTTATGAGACTATCACCTTAACCTTAGTGGTAAACCCATTACCATCACCTACTACCATAGCACCGGTAGAGGAGTGTGATACAATGGCAAATGATGGCGACCCAGATAATGATGGGGATGCTATTTTTGACCTTACTGGCCAGGTAACGACAGACATTATAAATGGCGAGGCCTTTGTGGGACTTACCTTCCACGAGACCATTGCCGCTGCAGAGCTAGGTACACCAGCCATAGCAAACCCAGCAGCCTACCAGACGGTATCAAGAACTATTTATGTAAGAGCTACAGATACAGACCCTGCTACCAGCACTGAGTGTTACCGTATCGTAGAGTTAGAACTTATCGTGCAACCTGCACCGGTACTACCTACCACTATCCCAGACCTTACCGAGTGTGATGATGATGGGGACGGGCAAGCGCTGTTTGACCTTACACAAAACGATGCCGTGATCTACGGGACACAAACCCCAGCAGCTGTAACCCTTACGTATCACGAGACACTTGCCAGTGCAGAAGCAATGGTAGGCAGTGCGGCAGATATGCCTATTGCAGACCCTGTAAACTACCTTGCCAGTGCACCGGTAACCCAGCTGTGGGTACGTCTAGAAGACACCGCAACAGGTTGTACTGTAGTAGGTACTTTTAATCTAAACATCGCAATGATTCCTACCATCACCCCACCAGGACTTTTTGAAGCCTGTGATAGTGCGGGTGCCCTCGTAGGAACCGATGATGATGGGATTACTACTTTTGACCTTACCAGCCTTGATGCAGGTATTACCGGTGGAGATCCAGCCCTTACCGTGACCTACTATGAGTCGCAAGCAGACCTAGATGCAGGTATTGCAAATGCTATTGCCACACCAGCGGCATATATCAATGATGGTACTAGTCCGCAGACGCTTTTTATCTTAGTAAGTAGTAGTGATGCAGGAATGTGTGGTGCAGAGACTACGGTAGACCTACAGGTGAATCCGCTACCTGTTATTGGAGAACCTTTACCAGAAGCGATAGCTTGTGATGAAGACAATGATGGTTTTGGAGCCTTTGACTTGCAACAATATAATGATGACTTGTTAGCAACGCTTACAGATATCACCCTACGTTTTTATGAAACCCTAGATAATGCCACGGCAGACACGGGAGCAGGGCAGATAGATATTACCGTTCCTTATAACAACATCACAGGGATGACCTCACTGTATGTGGTAGCACAAGATACCAACCCTGCAACGGCAACGGCTTGTACTAAGATTTATGAGTTTGAGCTTGTGGTGTATCCTATCCCAGAGATTCCCGCAGCCCTTGAAACACTTACCGAGTGTGATAATGATAATAACCTGATGGAAATCATAGACCTTACTCAAAATGAGGTTGCCATCATAGGGACACAAGATGCAACCACGCTTGTCATTACCTATCACAATACCCTAGCAGATGCAGAAACGGGTAACAACCCAATTATTGATCCAGCCAACTATAACGCAACACAGATGACACCACTTGAGGTAATCTGGGTACGTTTACAAGTAAATGATGGTAGTCCAAATATCTGTGCTGCAGTGAGCTCTTTTGAAATCTCTGTAGAAAGCCCACCTACGGCAAACCCAGTAAATGATGATCTAGACCTAATGGTTTGTGATGATGATGCAGATACCTTTAATGTATTTGACCTTACGGTTAATGAGGCAAGTCTTACCGGTGGTGATCCATTACTATCTGTGACCTATTATGCAAGTCTTGCAGACCAGATGAGTGATACTCCTATTACAGACCCTACAGCTTATACAAACATTCAGAACCCACAGACGATACAGGCAGTAGTCTCTAGCGCAGCAGGATGTACCGACCAGACTACTTTTGACATTGAGGTGTTACCATTACCTACGCCTAACACAATGCCAGATGCCGTGGAGGTATGTGATGCCACGACAGATATTGATACTGATGGCGATGGGGTGATTGACGCTGGCTCTGGTTCAGATACCGATGGTTTTGAGAGCTTTGATCTTACGGGTGTGATTGCTCAGATAGGCGGAGGGGAGCCTGTAGATATCTTAGTGTATACAGATCTCGCTTTCGCGGAAGCGAACCCAGACGACCCAACGCTTGCAGTGGCAGATGTCACTAACTTTATCAATACCACATCTGGTAACCAAACGCTCTACGCACGTGTGGAACGTAATGTACCGGGCGATGATGACTTAGACAGCGACGGAAACTTATGTTATGTGATTGTGCCTTTTGAGGTGATTGTAAATCCGCTACCTGTATTGGCAGAAGCGGGACCTATTGATTATACCTTCTGTGAAGAATTTGATGGAGATGATACAATGGGAAGTGTTGATCTTACGACCCTGGCAGATGAGATAGGGATTCTTGCGGCGCCACAGGTAACGAGTGATTTTACGATAAGCTATCACCAGTTACTGGTGCAGGCAGAGGCAAACACGGCTGCACTAAGTTCGCCATACACGGTGGCAGATGGTGAGGAGCTGTTTGTGCGTATTGAAGATAACACCACGGGTTGTGTGAACTTTACAAGCATCATCTTTACGGTAGAGAGCCGTCCAGAGGTGTCTCCAGCAGATAATATGGTACAGTGTGCCGATGATCTTGGGATTAATGTTGCGCCTAACCAAGATGAGGCTACCTTTGACCTTACCCAGCAAAATGCGATGATTACCGGTGGGGTAGCTGGCACTTCTGTTACTTACTACACCAGCCTGGCAGATGCAGAGGCAATGATAAATGCGATAGACACGCCTAGTGCTTATGTGAATACAAGTAACCCACAGACTATTTATGCTAGAGCGGTTAATACAGCTAGTAACTGTGAGAGTACGATGGTGGTAGACTTTGAGATTTTTGTACAAGCACTACCATATACAGACCTTAGCAATGAGGGCGGACAGATTTGTGTGGATGAGATTACGGGTGAAGCGCTTGATCCGTTTACGATAGATGGTACGGTAGAAGATCCTCAGATTGGGGTGACTTATAGCTATGCGTGGACACTAGATGGTGCATTGATATCACTAAATCCTGTGGTGACTGTAGATGCTGCAGGAACCTACCAGGTGCTGGTTACAGCTACGTATGTAGATGGTACGGAGTGTGATTACCTAGCAGAGGCGGTATATACGGCAGAGAGCGCGCCGGTGTTTGAGGCGATTGTACTAGAACCTTCTTTTAACAGTAGCGGATTATACACGGTAGAGGTGATCAACATCACGGGAGCAAATCCTAACTCTGAGTATGAGTTTGCTCTAGATGATGGCCCGTTCCAGAGTAGTACGACTTTTACAAATGTGACTCCAGGAACACATACCATTTTTGGAAGACTAGCAAGTGGTAACTGTTCGATCTCTGAGTTTGAGATAGGGATCATCGATTACCCACGTTTCTTTACACCTAACGCAGATGGTTTTCACGATACGTGGAATATCATAGGGCTGGGCGTGGATCCTAACCTGAATGCAAAGATTTTCATCTTTGATAGATATGGGAAGCTCTTAAAACAACTAAGCCCTACAAGCCCAGGATGGGACGGTACTTTTAATGGACAACCGATGCCGAGTAACGACTACTGGTTTAGAGTAGAGTTTACAGAGGTAGATGACCTAGGGACACAGAGAACCGTAAATGGTCACTTTACATTGAAGAGATAAGAAGTAGATAAAACCGATTTTAAAAAGCTCTCAGTATTAAATACTGAGAGCTTTTTTAGTTATGGTATGAGGTGTAAATTATAATCTAGTTGCTGAGAAGTCTAATGGTTGTGATATTAATCAAGCAATGTGCAGTAAAAGTTTGCAATGCTTAATTACCTGCGTGAGGGATAGTAGTGGTTACCCTGCAGTGTTGTGGAGCGATAGCGCAGCATCACGAAGCGTATGAGCGTATAGCCCGGTCACTATACTTGAAGAATGAAATGATGAAAGAATAGGGGCACGCCCTAGTAGAAAGAAAGAGACTATCTAAAAAGTTCCCAATCTAATTTTACAGAAAATACGTTAGAATATATAGCAGCGCTCTGATCACCTATATCTGTGAGTGCATAATCTACGTGAATGCCTTTGTACTTAAAACCTACACCAATGTTAGGCTGGAAGCCCATCGTAGTACTATTGTCTAGTGCTGTGAGTTCTTGGAAATTACCTACACCCGCTCGCACATACACCAGCTCTGCATAGCCAAATTCAAGACCTAGGGCAGGAGTTGCACTTACAGACGAGCTAGAGATGATATCATTAGTTTGAGTAAATCTAAAATTCATATCAAGTTCTGCTCTTAAGGAGTAGTCGTAATGGAAAATCCACTGTCTTCCCATACCTATTTGAAGTTTTGGGATGGTGATTTCTGTTTTTTCTGGAAGTTCTTGATTTTGCCCTTCTACGGCATCGCTTATGGTAGCAAACTGCTCTTCATCTATGCTCCACGCATTTACGGTAGTGGTGATATCACGCGCCATAAGCCCAAAATCCCAGTCGCCTCTCTTAAATTGTAGTCCTACATCAAGGCCAAAACCCCAACTATTTGCAAAGTCGCCTATCACACGACGTACCACCTTTGCATTCACCCCTAGATTTAAACCATCTAGTGGCAGCGCGCGTGCATAAGAGACCGTAAAGGCATAGTCTGCAGTAGAAAATAAGCTTATACGATTGTAATCTATATTACCTTGATCATCTATGAGCTGTGTGGTGTTTAAAATATCGTCTACCCCAAACCTTATGATAGAAATACCTACGGCACTTTTATCATCTAGTGGTTTTGCAAAGCCTATGTAGTCGTAGTTTGCAATGTTTGCAAAGTAAGAAGCGTGCATTAATGAGATCTGGTTATCTTCTAGGTTCACTAGCCCTGCAGGATTCCAGTAGCCCGCATTTACATCGCTTGTACTTGCCACAACCGCATTACTCATACCAAGAGCGGCAGCGTCTACACCAATATTCAAAAACTCATTTGAGTAAGAACGTACCGCTTGAGAAGCAGCAGTCATTGTAATAAGTATAGATAGTATGGTAAGCGATTTTTTCAATAGCAGGATTTGTGAGACAAATATCCCACTTTTAGTACACATTGTAAACAATAAAACGGGCTAGATATTGCCTGTAGCCACATTAGTATAGATATCTTCCCTATTTTTACCGAAAATTATAAAATGTCTATAAAGAGTTACGTACCTAATGCAATCACAATGGGCAACCTTTTAAGCGGTTGTGTCGCAGTCGTATTTGCTGTAAATGACAGGCTTGAACTTGCTGCCATATTTGTAGCTCTTGGGATTTTCTTTGATTTTTTTGATGGATTTTTTGCGCGTATTCTTAATGCCTCTAGTGAGGTAGGATTGCAACTAGACTCACTGGCAGATATGGTGACTAGTGGTGTAGTGCCTGGTGTGGTAATGTATCAACTGCTAGAAGATGCTAGCGGCATTCCTTGGGGAGCGGCACTTGAAGAGCAGCACTTTCACTTAGGGTATATAGGCTTTGCCATAACGATGGCTTCGGCATATAGGTTGGCAAAATTTAATGTAGACGATCGCCAGACTAATTCTTTTATAGGACTTCCTACGCCTGCAAATACCTTATTTATACTAAGCTTGCCGCTCATATTAATGTTTGAAGAGTACGCTTTCGCGAAAGCGCTATTAGAAAACCCATATGTCCTTATATTACTTACCGCATTAAGTTGTTTTATGCTCAATGCAGAACTTCCATTATTTGCATTGAAGTTCAAAAACTGGTCTTTTGGCCAAAATGAAGTGCGCTACTTATTCTTACTAGCCAGTGTATTATTACTGGTGTTCTTTCAATTTTTAGGAGTTCCTCTTATTATTATCTTATACATTCTTCTTTCCTTAGTTTTTAAGGAGCAATCATAGGTCTAGCTTATTTCAAGCTATTATCTTTGTGAAAAATTTGAACACAATGGATAATCAAGAAATAAGAAATCTCGAGCCAAAAGCACTCTGGAATAAATTTGCCGATCTTAATGCTGTACCACGACCTTCTAAAAAGGAGGAGCGTGTGATTGCGTTTATGAAAGATTTTGGGACTAAGCTTGGCCTAGAAACGATAGAGGATGAAGTAGGGAATGTGATCATAAGAAAACCAGCTACTGCAGGTCACGAAGATAAAAAGATGATTGTGATGCAGTCACACCTGGATATGGTGCATCAAAAAAATAATGACACCGAGTTTGATTTTGACAATCAAGGTATTGAGATGTATGTAGATGGTGACTGGGTACGTGCAAAAGGCACTACACTAGGAGCAGATAATGGTCTTGGAGTGGCGACCATAATGGCTGTGCTTGAAAGTACTACCATAGAGCACCCGGCTATAGAGGCGCTTTTTACAATAGATGAAGAGACTGGGATGACAGGAGCAATGGGTCTTAAAGGAGGAATTCTTAAAGGCGATATCTTGCTTAATCTAGACACAGAAGACGATGATGAGATAGGTGTAGGTTGTGCTGGTGGTGTAGATATCACGGCTACACGTACCTATACAGAAGAGGGACTAGATGATGGTCTTGTAGGTTATGAAGTGAAAGTGGCTGGTCTTAATGGAGGTCACTCTGGGATGGATATTATAAAAGGCCTAGGTAATGCAAATAAGATGATGAATCGTCTTTTATACAATGCTGCAGAAAATTTTGAAATACGTATATCTAGTATAGATGGCGGTAGTTTACGTAACGCGATACCAAGAGAGAGCGTGGCTATCATAGCTGTGGACGAAAATCAGAAAGCTGCTTTTGAAGCAGATTTTACAGATATGGCGGCAGCAATACACGGTGAATATGCTTCACTAGAAAAAGAGCTAGAGCTTTCTATCAAGCAAATAGCTCTCAATGATAACGTGATGAACCTTGAGTCACAAAGCCAGTTGCTCAAAGCTATCTGCGCGGCACATAATGGTGTGTACAGGATGAGTCCAGATATAGCAGACCTGGTAGAAACATCAAATAACATAGCAAGAGTTATGGTAAAAGATGGAGGTATAAAGATAGGATGTCTTACTCGCTCATCTGTAGATAGCTCTAAAGATGATCTTGCAAATACACTTACAGCTACTTTTGAGCTTGCAGGTTTTGATGTAGCACTCTCTGGAGATTACCCAGGATGGGCGCCTAATATGGATAGTGCTATCTTAAAAGTGCTTGAAGCAAAGTATAAAGAAATAAATAATGAAGCTCCACACGTAGCTGCTTGTCACGCAGGATTAGAGTGTGGTATTTTAGGTCAAAACTATCCTGAGATGGATATGATATCTTTTGGGCCTACAATAAAAGGAGCGCACTCTCCAGATGAGAGAGCAAGTATCTCAAGTGCTCAGAAGTACTGGGATTTTGTTATTGAGATTTTAAAGGATATACCGGTGGCTTAGTAAGTTTCTTGTATTTATTCATAAAAAAAGGGAGTCATTATTATGACTCCCTTTTTTTATGCTCGTAAGATTTGCGCTTACTTAACAATTTCTAATAATTCTATTTCAAAAACTAAGTCAGACTTAGGAGGTATAGCTCCTGGGTATCCCTGCTCTCCGTATCCTAAGTGGTAAGGGATGAACAATGTTGCTTTGTCACCTACAGACATCTTCTGGAGTCCTTCTTTAAAACCAGCTATAAGTCTAGCCTCAGGGCTATATAGTGTTTCTAAAGGATTGTATTGCCCTACAGCTTTACGGCGCTCGTCTAGTTTATTATTTTTCTCTGCGATTTCTGCACTACTAGTGTCAAAAAGTTCTCCCGTTGTAAAATACCCAGCATATTCTACTTTAACTTTTTGACCTGTATTAGGTTGTACACCTCTTCCTTTTTTGTCAAAGAAGATGGCAAGACCGCTTGGTAAATCTTCTGCCTTGTCTCTTTTTGCAAAGATTTCGGTTTTCTTTCCTGCAAATTGTTTTGCACGTTCTGCAGCTTCTGCTACTTTTCTATCTTCAAAAGCAGCTAGCTCTTTTGTAAATGTTTCTGCAGCGTTATAATTTTTCACAGCGCTACCTTTACGTATGATGTTTACTTCTTGAATATAAACAGGGTCTTTAGGTTTCCCTGCTCTTGGATCATTCATAGATACACCAGCGATAGCATCTACCACTTTAAGACCATCTACTACCTGCCCCCATACAGTATGACAGCTTACGCGTGGGTTCTCACAGTTTTTAAGATCGCCATTTGCATCATACCCGTCAAGGTGTGGTGTTGCTTTATGAGTGATAAAAAACTGACTACCGTTTGTGCCATAACCAGAGTTTGCCATAGAGAGTGTTCCTACAGAGTCGTGACGACGCTCTGGAGATAACTCGTCAAAAAATTTATAACCTGGTCCACCAGAACCTGTTCCTTGTGGGTCACCACCTTGTATCATAAAGTCCTTTATAATTCTATGAAAGGTAAGACCATTGTAAAAAGGCTTCCCAGCATAAGCACTATCTACTAGTGGGTGTGTACCCTCTGCTAGTGCAACAAAATTTGCCACAGTAGCTGGAGCATCTTCATAATAAAGCTCTGCAACGATGGTTCCTTTATCTGTTACAATCTCAGCATACAGACCGTCTTCTAGATCTGGATACTTGTCGTTGCAAGAGAAAAGTGATAAAATGACTGCAATTAATAACATACCTGTTTTTTTCATTGTTAATGATTTACTTAATCGTTTGATTGGTTTTTAATTTCTAGCAAAGTAACGGTACTACGCACCGGAGTATTGCTGGGCACTCTGTTTTCAACACCATAATAGCCATAAGCTTTATGGCTAGGAAAAAGAAAAGTTACTGTCTCTCCTTCTTTCATAAGTTTAATACCTTCTCTTATTCCAGAAATGAGGTCTTGATTGCTTTGATCTATTTGAGTAACCGTATTACCTATCTCTTCTTGAGATACAAGTACCTTGCCATTTATAGCGGCAATATTATAATTAAATAATACGAGGTCTCCTACCTGAGGTGTAGGTTTTGACAAGGTGTCTTTTTGTACGTATGTATACCAAAAACCACTAGCCGAACTTTGATAATCGTTTATGGTATCAGACTCAATAACTTTTTTTAAAGCTTTCTCTTCTTGCGCAACACGTTCTATATTACGGGTAATAGTTTTTGTCTTAACATAAGACCCAGATTTTTGAGTAACTGGCCTTCTTGCTACAGTTTCTGAACAAGAGATGGTAAGTAGCGCTATACAAAGTATTACAAATGTGTATCTCATTATGTTAACTGTTCTTTATACGTAGGTAATAATGCTTTAAACTGCGCTACGGTTTCTTCAAGAGATGAATCACTTTTGCCACCTGCTGCATTTGTATGCCCTCCACCGTGGTAATGTGCTCTTGCAAGTTCATTTACAGAAAAATCACCTTTAGAACGCAGTGACATTTTAATGATACGATCTGCTTTATTTTCTATAAATATAACCGCAAATATAATGCCCTCTAGTGAAAGACAGTAATTTACAAACCCCTCTGTATCTCCTTTTTGAAATTTATGATCATCCAGTTCCTTTTGTGATATGGTGATGTATGCCGTACGATACTCACGTAAGACTACAAGATTGCTTAGTGCAACGCCTAGTA harbors:
- a CDS encoding T9SS type B sorting domain-containing protein; this translates as MMKILRLALAFILFSFFNTLVFAQSSPGGPTCAASVPFCTAELAQPFDNCYNGSTNPNCTTSGESGIDYGCLGSTPYPTWYFLQIDQAGTLEFEIVQNGSIEDDGTPTGNGLDVDFAIWGPFNDTNVCGMLGSPLDCSFSAAPIENATIPNAQVGEVYVFLVTNYAASIGGTPNGGQGEIYINQTNATAGNAGTTDCSIVNASLGADQEVCDGETVTLDATSPDAAGYAWAVDTGAGFMPVLDGTGSQVTTATLDVTTSGNYQVTITDFDGETGTDEVLVTFFTVPTATQPADLFECDTDADGSATFNLDTQIGDILNGQDPNEFDVTFHLSLADASGPAGIGALTGTAAYTSTTDEIFVRVENANLAECVATTSFMINVVDLPVATMPGLYEICDDAADGDDTNGIATFDLSTLNDDVLNGLDSMQFVVSYHATGPDATANANPLPLAYENVGSPNNDQIFARVENTAFTGCFSITPVNLRVNALPALTSPVTLRQCDDDMNGVSIINLTQAEGELSTNAANETFAYFDSSGASIPDPTAYMNSSNPFLETIGVTVTNLNGCSRDGTINLIISASQIPGGTLFADEMECDTDSDGVALFDFSAATAAIEASFAPQVVIVSYYETQQEALSEVNPIADPSAYNNNLTYTSAGGVQDIWVRVEADTDNGCVGLGEHVRLTVVPNPTFLPNISALEECSPIANAAQFDLTENDAEITGGDPNILVTYYENVGNYTAMNAIANPTAFSNSSNPQTIYYSLEDATTGCTTFDFVNLAMNFELIVNQNPVLTTPTELQVCDDDGVIDGLTTVDLSSKDIEITGGFDANLTITYHLDLAGADAGDASIPDKTMFTMTTNPQIVVARVTDNTTACYATVNLSVRSFPVPVPVTPADYEECDDDNDGVFDFFVLSSRDAEITGGDPTLTVSYYLTQADADNAPVGQELDNMMYINNEPFEQIVYARVFNDAGCYSTTPLTLRVLNTPMPNQDALPYALCDDDTDGLQIFDLSTQEANILGGLDPATHTVEWFSSLASAEAGAPAIATPNAYTSNTATVYALVTDTAQMTTTMTFCSNIAPLELIVNPLPTPTQPAEYELCDDIESGSDTDEFASFDLRSRDDEITGGNDDWSVSYHLTQADADAGTPVLTDMYQNVVMANQTIFVRVEDIVTACYETITLTLVVNPLPSPTTIAPVEECDTMANDGDPDNDGDAIFDLTGQVTTDIINGEAFVGLTFHETIAAAELGTPAIANPAAYQTVSRTIYVRATDTDPATSTECYRIVELELIVQPAPVLPTTIPDLTECDDDGDGQALFDLTQNDAVIYGTQTPAAVTLTYHETLASAEAMVGSAADMPIADPVNYLASAPVTQLWVRLEDTATGCTVVGTFNLNIAMIPTITPPGLFEACDSAGALVGTDDDGITTFDLTSLDAGITGGDPALTVTYYESQADLDAGIANAIATPAAYINDGTSPQTLFILVSSSDAGMCGAETTVDLQVNPLPVIGEPLPEAIACDEDNDGFGAFDLQQYNDDLLATLTDITLRFYETLDNATADTGAGQIDITVPYNNITGMTSLYVVAQDTNPATATACTKIYEFELVVYPIPEIPAALETLTECDNDNNLMEIIDLTQNEVAIIGTQDATTLVITYHNTLADAETGNNPIIDPANYNATQMTPLEVIWVRLQVNDGSPNICAAVSSFEISVESPPTANPVNDDLDLMVCDDDADTFNVFDLTVNEASLTGGDPLLSVTYYASLADQMSDTPITDPTAYTNIQNPQTIQAVVSSAAGCTDQTTFDIEVLPLPTPNTMPDAVEVCDATTDIDTDGDGVIDAGSGSDTDGFESFDLTGVIAQIGGGEPVDILVYTDLAFAEANPDDPTLAVADVTNFINTTSGNQTLYARVERNVPGDDDLDSDGNLCYVIVPFEVIVNPLPVLAEAGPIDYTFCEEFDGDDTMGSVDLTTLADEIGILAAPQVTSDFTISYHQLLVQAEANTAALSSPYTVADGEELFVRIEDNTTGCVNFTSIIFTVESRPEVSPADNMVQCADDLGINVAPNQDEATFDLTQQNAMITGGVAGTSVTYYTSLADAEAMINAIDTPSAYVNTSNPQTIYARAVNTASNCESTMVVDFEIFVQALPYTDLSNEGGQICVDEITGEALDPFTIDGTVEDPQIGVTYSYAWTLDGALISLNPVVTVDAAGTYQVLVTATYVDGTECDYLAEAVYTAESAPVFEAIVLEPSFNSSGLYTVEVINITGANPNSEYEFALDDGPFQSSTTFTNVTPGTHTIFGRLASGNCSISEFEIGIIDYPRFFTPNADGFHDTWNIIGLGVDPNLNAKIFIFDRYGKLLKQLSPTSPGWDGTFNGQPMPSNDYWFRVEFTEVDDLGTQRTVNGHFTLKR
- a CDS encoding PorV/PorQ family protein — encoded protein: MKKSLTILSILITMTAASQAVRSYSNEFLNIGVDAAALGMSNAVVASTSDVNAGYWNPAGLVNLEDNQISLMHASYFANIANYDYIGFAKPLDDKSAVGISIIRFGVDDILNTTQLIDDQGNIDYNRISLFSTADYAFTVSYARALPLDGLNLGVNAKVVRRVIGDFANSWGFGLDVGLQFKRGDWDFGLMARDITTTVNAWSIDEEQFATISDAVEGQNQELPEKTEITIPKLQIGMGRQWIFHYDYSLRAELDMNFRFTQTNDIISSSSVSATPALGLEFGYAELVYVRAGVGNFQELTALDNSTTMGFQPNIGVGFKYKGIHVDYALTDIGDQSAAIYSNVFSVKLDWELFR
- a CDS encoding CDP-alcohol phosphatidyltransferase family protein; protein product: MSIKSYVPNAITMGNLLSGCVAVVFAVNDRLELAAIFVALGIFFDFFDGFFARILNASSEVGLQLDSLADMVTSGVVPGVVMYQLLEDASGIPWGAALEEQHFHLGYIGFAITMASAYRLAKFNVDDRQTNSFIGLPTPANTLFILSLPLILMFEEYAFAKALLENPYVLILLTALSCFMLNAELPLFALKFKNWSFGQNEVRYLFLLASVLLLVFFQFLGVPLIIILYILLSLVFKEQS